One genomic segment of Brevibacillus laterosporus LMG 15441 includes these proteins:
- a CDS encoding IclR family transcriptional regulator has protein sequence MDNFLSSVKKSCHLMQLFLDSPRELGVTEISKKLAMSKSAAHKLLTTLESEGFIRQNQKTKQYALGYTLLELGSKVLRDHNTVEYTKPHLVELAGETKELVCLCIMDGKDAIYVDKIDSEYPIRFTVDAYRRFPLYATSSARCLLAYQSETFIDEVLASGLKAYTPQSLTSTEEMKQRLTTIRRNGYEVSSNLRNVGVTAIAAPIFDATGQAIASISLIGPSERMLPHMNDFQQKVLRTVSQLSLGLGYHH, from the coding sequence ATGGACAACTTCTTATCTTCCGTTAAAAAAAGCTGTCATCTTATGCAACTCTTTTTAGATTCTCCTAGAGAATTGGGTGTAACAGAAATAAGTAAAAAACTGGCGATGTCCAAAAGCGCCGCACATAAATTACTAACCACACTTGAGAGCGAGGGCTTTATTCGCCAAAACCAAAAAACCAAGCAATATGCGCTTGGTTATACCTTACTTGAATTAGGTTCAAAGGTATTACGTGATCACAATACCGTAGAATATACAAAACCCCATCTTGTAGAACTGGCAGGCGAGACCAAAGAATTGGTATGTCTTTGTATTATGGATGGTAAAGATGCTATTTATGTGGACAAAATCGACTCTGAATATCCTATTCGCTTTACCGTTGATGCCTATCGGCGGTTTCCTTTATATGCGACAAGTAGTGCTCGGTGTTTGCTTGCTTATCAATCCGAGACTTTTATTGATGAAGTTCTTGCATCTGGGCTAAAAGCATACACACCTCAATCCCTTACTTCTACTGAGGAAATGAAACAGCGTCTGACAACGATTAGGAGAAACGGCTATGAAGTTAGCTCCAATCTGCGCAATGTTGGTGTGACGGCTATTGCTGCCCCTATTTTTGATGCAACCGGACAAGCCATCGCTTCCATCAGTCTAATCGGTCCATCTGAACGTATGCTTCCTCATATGAATGATTTTCAGCAGAAAGTATTACGAACCGTTTCCCAATTATCACTTGGTTTAGGGTATCACCACTAG
- a CDS encoding ABC transporter substrate-binding protein produces the protein MKKQAWSVLSVIALSAILVAGCGSSAQPAGSNEAKSQFEDKLVIAGNGATVEKLMKDEIFKKFNEKHPNVKLSYVSGVSTEIVAKIKAQKNSPQIDVAIIEGGEQEKGRTEGLWQPITATDIPNAANVADDLKVLENSGVTVNFTPMGISYNTDLIKEKGLPVPESWNDLARPEMKGNLILTDITSNFGRSALIMLAYANGGSEKEMEEGFKKLEMIAGYMPTFAKSAAQLQQNLQSKTSAYTAWTMARSITQKKAGLPLEFVFPKEGANIVPNVAVMVKGAKHPEVAKEFMNFLLTDEVQSMYASKLYYNPATKVDLPDDVAKQLDFDRTKVVNFDYAVLGSKTGEWINHFNKEIAPKVGK, from the coding sequence ATGAAGAAACAAGCGTGGTCAGTTTTATCGGTTATTGCACTTTCGGCAATATTGGTGGCAGGCTGTGGAAGCTCAGCACAACCAGCGGGAAGCAATGAGGCAAAATCTCAATTCGAAGACAAGCTCGTTATTGCTGGAAATGGCGCTACCGTAGAAAAATTGATGAAAGACGAGATTTTTAAAAAATTTAATGAAAAACATCCGAATGTAAAGCTCTCCTATGTATCAGGTGTTTCTACGGAAATTGTAGCCAAGATAAAGGCACAGAAAAACTCTCCACAAATAGACGTAGCCATCATAGAGGGCGGTGAGCAAGAAAAAGGCCGTACAGAAGGATTATGGCAACCGATTACAGCAACAGATATCCCCAATGCGGCTAACGTAGCTGATGACTTAAAAGTGTTAGAAAATTCAGGAGTTACGGTTAATTTCACACCTATGGGCATCTCCTATAATACTGACCTCATTAAGGAAAAGGGGTTACCTGTGCCAGAATCCTGGAATGATCTAGCTCGTCCTGAAATGAAAGGAAATTTGATTTTAACTGATATTACTAGCAACTTCGGGCGTAGTGCGTTAATCATGCTTGCGTATGCCAATGGTGGTTCGGAAAAAGAAATGGAGGAGGGCTTCAAAAAGCTAGAGATGATTGCCGGATATATGCCTACATTTGCAAAGTCTGCTGCACAGCTCCAACAGAATTTGCAAAGTAAGACCTCTGCCTACACAGCGTGGACAATGGCGCGGAGCATTACACAAAAAAAAGCAGGATTACCACTTGAATTCGTCTTTCCCAAAGAAGGGGCTAATATAGTACCAAACGTAGCGGTTATGGTTAAAGGGGCAAAGCATCCTGAGGTAGCTAAGGAATTTATGAATTTCTTACTAACAGATGAGGTGCAGAGCATGTATGCTTCAAAATTATATTACAATCCTGCTACCAAAGTGGACTTGCCGGATGATGTAGCAAAACAGCTTGATTTTGATCGGACCAAAGTTGTGAACTTTGATTATGCCGTTTTAGGAAGTAAGACGGGAGAGTGGATTAATCATTTCAACAAGGAAATTGCGCCCAAAGTAGGAAAGTAG
- a CDS encoding ABC transporter ATP-binding protein: MTRVPDVELINIQKRFQNQIIVDDFQLQIEQGEFISLLGPSGCGKTTTLNMIAGFLDPDQGDLLIKGKRMNGVPPYKRELGMVFQTYSLFPHMTVGENIGYGLKLRKISKAEQKERIQKVLELVKLPHVADRYPKQLSGGQRQRIAIARALVVEPSLLLLDEPLSNLDAKLREELRDELKRLHQEIGVTTIFVTHDQEEALSLSDRIVVMNYGRVEQIGRPHEIYHHPATEFVHTFIGKSNRIPGRITAINGQIMTIKTDGDWEIQAVVTNKNLQIDQRVIAYVRPEKIKLFSLHDRSSDRSSMDNKVYGQLTFSSFLGAYTECRVQIGGAQLDVRVQESSVLTEMKQEATIICQWEKEDVFVMAERRE; encoded by the coding sequence TTGACAAGAGTGCCGGATGTAGAGTTGATAAATATTCAGAAAAGGTTCCAAAATCAGATTATTGTTGATGACTTCCAGCTTCAAATTGAGCAAGGCGAGTTCATTTCCTTGCTAGGTCCTTCTGGTTGTGGCAAAACAACAACGTTAAATATGATTGCCGGTTTTTTAGATCCTGACCAGGGGGATTTGCTCATTAAAGGCAAGAGGATGAATGGAGTTCCCCCCTATAAGAGAGAATTGGGTATGGTATTTCAAACCTATTCCTTATTCCCGCACATGACGGTAGGGGAGAACATTGGCTATGGGTTAAAATTACGCAAAATATCTAAAGCGGAACAGAAGGAGCGAATCCAAAAGGTCCTAGAGCTGGTAAAGCTACCACATGTAGCAGATCGATATCCCAAGCAGCTTTCAGGCGGACAGCGTCAACGTATTGCCATTGCCAGAGCATTAGTTGTAGAGCCGTCATTGTTACTTCTTGACGAGCCATTAAGCAACCTAGATGCGAAATTACGTGAAGAATTACGTGATGAGTTGAAACGGCTACATCAGGAAATTGGAGTTACGACCATTTTTGTTACGCATGATCAGGAAGAAGCTTTATCCCTATCTGATCGAATAGTAGTCATGAATTATGGACGTGTAGAGCAAATCGGTCGACCTCACGAAATTTATCATCATCCAGCAACAGAATTTGTTCATACGTTTATTGGCAAGTCAAATCGAATACCTGGTCGTATTACCGCTATAAACGGTCAGATCATGACGATTAAAACAGATGGAGATTGGGAGATACAAGCTGTTGTGACTAACAAAAATCTACAGATAGATCAGCGAGTGATAGCCTATGTCCGTCCAGAGAAAATCAAACTATTTTCGTTACATGATCGATCAAGCGATAGATCCTCCATGGATAATAAAGTATACGGACAACTGACGTTTTCCTCATTCCTTGGTGCCTATACGGAATGTAGGGTGCAGATTGGAGGAGCTCAGCTTGATGTACGCGTACAAGAATCGAGTGTGCTTACAGAAATGAAGCAGGAAGCAACGATCATTTGTCAATGGGAAAAGGAAGATGTTTTTGTAATGGCGGAGAGGAGGGAGTAA
- a CDS encoding ABC transporter permease, with the protein MSKRLGYLLLLLPAMIILLGVFLIPMLFILLLSLEGAEGQFSWSNYLMFFQDTYYLEILGRTISLSLYTVACTLLLAYPVAMFMARTQGKLRGLVTMLILCPHLISVVIRNFGWVVILGDTGWLNTMLLKVGIIETPLRLLYNELGIVIGLTDAFIAYMVLAIATSLYTIDASLYKAASILGATRLQSFFHITLPLSMPGVFAGITLVFSLSMSAYVTPALMGGTSVKVIPVLAFEQIMSTLNWPLGAALAILLLSSTVVLVTLFSRLVETKRYKEVFTS; encoded by the coding sequence ATGTCAAAACGACTCGGCTATCTGTTATTACTTTTACCGGCCATGATTATTTTACTTGGTGTCTTTCTTATCCCTATGCTTTTCATTCTTCTTTTAAGTTTGGAAGGAGCAGAGGGGCAGTTTAGTTGGTCCAATTATCTCATGTTTTTTCAGGATACCTATTATCTAGAGATACTAGGACGAACAATCTCTCTAAGCTTATACACCGTTGCCTGCACATTACTACTAGCCTATCCTGTAGCGATGTTTATGGCCCGTACACAGGGAAAGCTGCGTGGGCTCGTCACGATGTTAATTTTGTGTCCACATCTTATAAGTGTTGTGATACGAAATTTCGGCTGGGTAGTCATTTTGGGAGATACAGGCTGGCTGAATACCATGCTACTAAAAGTAGGGATTATTGAAACGCCACTCCGCTTGTTATACAACGAATTAGGTATTGTTATAGGCTTAACGGATGCGTTTATTGCTTATATGGTATTGGCAATTGCGACTAGTCTTTATACCATTGATGCTTCCTTGTATAAAGCGGCTTCTATCTTAGGAGCAACACGCCTTCAATCTTTTTTTCACATAACCTTACCTCTGAGCATGCCTGGTGTGTTTGCCGGCATTACACTGGTTTTTAGTTTGTCGATGAGTGCCTATGTTACACCAGCCCTAATGGGAGGAACGTCGGTTAAGGTTATTCCTGTACTAGCCTTTGAACAAATCATGTCGACCCTTAACTGGCCATTGGGAGCAGCTCTCGCTATCTTATTGCTTTCAAGTACGGTTGTGCTGGTCACTTTGTTTAGTCGATTAGTAGAAACAAAACGGTATAAAGAGGTGTTTACATCATGA
- a CDS encoding ABC transporter permease, translating to MRQGKFSWLGVITVAILIFVNAPFLIIVPSSFTAAGYLSFPPEGFSLDWYKQILDRPEFIEAFWFSLQLAAITAILSTLIGTMAAIAISKYQFKGKNFISGLLLSPLTVPSLIIGIAALLFFTRLGLGGTFLGLLLAHILISIPYVVRLVLTGLTTFDYTLEKAAYMLGARPVHVFWDITLPMLRPAILSGFIFSFLTSFDNVTVSLFLVAPDTTTLPLAIFTYMQESLDPMVASISSVVILISLFFIFLLEKVYGLDRLFGLNAQQH from the coding sequence ATGAGACAAGGTAAATTTTCTTGGCTAGGTGTTATCACCGTTGCCATTTTGATTTTTGTAAATGCGCCTTTTTTGATTATTGTTCCAAGCTCATTTACTGCTGCTGGATACCTATCGTTTCCCCCAGAAGGGTTTTCCTTGGATTGGTATAAGCAAATCCTTGATCGGCCTGAGTTTATAGAAGCCTTCTGGTTTAGCCTCCAGTTAGCAGCTATCACGGCCATCCTTTCGACCTTGATTGGAACAATGGCTGCCATCGCAATCTCTAAGTATCAATTTAAGGGTAAAAATTTTATTAGTGGCTTGCTCTTATCACCTTTAACCGTGCCATCACTGATTATTGGTATCGCGGCGCTGTTGTTCTTTACCCGTCTTGGGCTTGGGGGAACATTCTTGGGCTTGCTACTAGCACACATATTAATTTCAATTCCTTATGTCGTACGACTTGTTTTGACGGGGTTAACTACCTTTGATTACACCTTAGAAAAGGCGGCATATATGCTAGGGGCAAGACCGGTACATGTGTTTTGGGATATTACATTACCGATGTTGCGTCCAGCGATCTTGTCAGGATTTATTTTTTCGTTCCTGACTTCCTTTGATAATGTGACAGTATCCTTATTCCTCGTTGCTCCAGATACAACAACGTTACCGCTCGCCATTTTTACCTACATGCAGGAATCACTTGATCCAATGGTGGCTTCTATATCATCGGTTGTTATTCTGATTAGCTTATTTTTTATCTTTTTATTGGAAAAGGTATATGGTTTAGATCGATTATTTGGACTAAACGCACAACAACATTAA
- a CDS encoding M20 family metallopeptidase: MALYTYLQEQLPSFMQHLEESVNIDSPSKHKSQSEKMIAWYIKVMHKLTGGRVHRYTNPTYGDQLRWEVGTGRKRILLVGHYDTVWPLQESIKRPFRCQDGKAYGPGVYDMKAGILQAIFAIQALSRFNRLPKDKTIVLLLTGDEEIGSPTSRLILEEEAKKAEVAFILEPPVAPHGALKTWRKGSSQYTIQVSGVSAHAGVDHDKGISAIQEITYHIQHLHSLTNYANGTTVNVGTITGGVGRNVVADYAEAEVDVRVQSQEEAERIHQLMMSLQPVLPGTKLVVKGGINRPPMEKTEKSYALFALAKYICEQEFSCSLTEEGTGGVSDGNFVAACGVPTLDGLGASGDYAHSPREFIWVKDIPKRTTLLARLLEEC, encoded by the coding sequence ATGGCCCTATATACTTATTTGCAAGAACAACTGCCTAGCTTTATGCAACACTTAGAAGAGAGTGTCAATATTGATTCTCCTTCTAAACATAAATCACAGAGCGAAAAAATGATTGCTTGGTATATAAAAGTCATGCATAAATTAACGGGCGGAAGGGTTCACCGTTATACGAACCCCACCTATGGCGACCAATTGCGCTGGGAGGTAGGGACAGGAAGGAAAAGAATCTTATTAGTCGGTCATTATGATACAGTATGGCCACTACAGGAGAGTATAAAGCGACCATTTCGTTGCCAGGATGGAAAGGCATACGGACCCGGAGTCTATGATATGAAAGCAGGGATTCTTCAAGCTATTTTTGCCATTCAAGCTCTGAGTAGATTTAATCGCCTTCCAAAGGATAAGACGATTGTGCTTCTTCTTACAGGAGATGAGGAAATCGGTAGCCCGACTTCTCGATTGATTTTGGAAGAGGAGGCGAAAAAAGCAGAGGTAGCGTTCATATTAGAACCGCCGGTAGCTCCTCATGGGGCATTAAAGACGTGGCGCAAGGGTAGCTCGCAGTACACGATTCAGGTATCAGGGGTTTCGGCTCATGCTGGAGTTGATCACGATAAAGGAATTTCAGCTATTCAAGAAATAACCTATCATATTCAACATTTGCACTCGCTGACCAATTATGCAAATGGAACAACGGTTAATGTGGGGACAATTACAGGCGGGGTAGGGCGAAATGTAGTAGCCGATTATGCTGAAGCCGAAGTAGATGTGCGAGTGCAATCTCAAGAAGAGGCGGAACGAATTCACCAGCTCATGATGTCTTTACAGCCAGTTCTTCCTGGAACAAAGCTAGTTGTGAAGGGAGGTATCAATCGTCCGCCGATGGAAAAGACGGAGAAAAGCTATGCACTTTTTGCGTTAGCGAAGTATATTTGTGAACAGGAGTTCTCCTGCTCCTTAACAGAAGAGGGAACAGGTGGTGTTAGCGATGGTAACTTTGTCGCCGCTTGCGGGGTTCCCACGTTAGATGGATTAGGGGCAAGTGGCGATTATGCCCATTCCCCACGTGAGTTCATCTGGGTAAAAGATATTCCAAAAAGAACGACACTATTAGCTCGTTTGTTAGAAGAATGTTAA
- a CDS encoding Lrp/AsnC family transcriptional regulator: MRKIDHVDRQILQILQEDGRTPYTEIAHQLKVSEGTIRSRISRLLHDGVFQFVIRTDPEKLGLNVLAFIGLTTKLGKQKQVAAELTELPQVTFVGAFSGKHDLIIQACFYSNDELIIFVNEQLSRIDGILAADVSLELKQYKESFSYVREEDITTSEGG; the protein is encoded by the coding sequence TTGAGGAAAATCGACCATGTGGATAGGCAAATCTTGCAGATCCTCCAAGAAGATGGCCGAACTCCTTATACAGAGATTGCTCACCAATTAAAAGTGAGTGAAGGCACGATTCGCTCGAGGATATCTCGTCTATTACATGATGGAGTTTTTCAATTCGTCATTCGCACCGATCCGGAAAAGCTAGGGCTTAATGTGTTGGCGTTTATCGGTCTAACCACGAAATTGGGCAAACAGAAACAAGTAGCTGCGGAGTTAACGGAACTACCTCAGGTTACATTTGTAGGGGCTTTTAGTGGTAAGCACGATTTAATCATACAAGCCTGTTTTTACAGTAATGACGAGCTGATTATCTTCGTTAATGAGCAACTCTCGCGAATCGATGGCATACTCGCTGCCGATGTCTCTTTGGAGCTAAAGCAGTATAAAGAATCTTTTTCGTATGTACGTGAAGAGGATATTACGACATCAGAAGGGGGTTAA
- a CDS encoding ABC transporter permease → MLRYLGKRIIFMFVSLFLIVTATFFLMHSIPGGPFTGERNVPPEIQKALEAKYNLDLPISQQYLLYLKGIATWDLGPSFTEKSSTVNDMINRGFPVSAHLGLQALLVAIFGGISLGVIAALYHNKWQDYSAMLIAVLGLSVPSFILASFYQYFFSIELGWFPIAKWETWKHTVLPTFALAASPLAFIARLTRSNMIEIMGQDYIKTAKSKGLSTFVITVKHAIRNALLPVITYLGPLSASILTGAFVVERIFGIPGLGREFVISITNRDYTVIMGTTVFYAMILVVMVLIVDIAYTLIDPRIKLGDVGRE, encoded by the coding sequence TTGCTCCGTTACCTTGGTAAACGTATTATTTTTATGTTTGTTTCTTTGTTTTTAATTGTTACCGCGACTTTTTTCCTGATGCATTCAATTCCGGGTGGACCATTCACCGGTGAACGTAATGTACCACCAGAAATTCAAAAAGCGCTGGAAGCAAAGTACAATCTGGACTTACCGATTAGTCAGCAGTACCTGTTGTACTTGAAAGGGATTGCTACTTGGGATTTGGGTCCATCCTTTACTGAGAAATCATCAACGGTTAATGATATGATCAATCGTGGATTTCCTGTATCAGCACATTTAGGTCTACAGGCTTTATTAGTCGCTATTTTTGGCGGAATTTCCTTGGGTGTAATTGCAGCTCTCTATCATAATAAATGGCAGGATTATAGTGCCATGCTGATTGCTGTGCTTGGACTTTCGGTACCTAGCTTTATCCTTGCAAGTTTTTATCAATATTTCTTCTCGATTGAGCTTGGATGGTTCCCGATTGCAAAATGGGAAACTTGGAAGCATACTGTTTTACCAACATTCGCGTTGGCAGCAAGTCCACTAGCCTTTATCGCGCGTCTGACTCGTTCTAATATGATTGAAATTATGGGACAAGATTATATTAAAACAGCTAAATCTAAAGGATTAAGTACTTTCGTTATCACAGTAAAACATGCGATCCGAAATGCACTTTTACCTGTTATTACTTACTTAGGACCTTTGTCTGCTAGCATTTTGACTGGGGCTTTCGTAGTTGAAAGAATTTTTGGTATTCCTGGTCTTGGTAGAGAATTTGTTATATCCATTACGAATCGTGATTATACGGTTATCATGGGTACAACCGTCTTCTATGCGATGATACTTGTAGTCATGGTTTTGATTGTGGATATTGCCTATACATT